The following proteins come from a genomic window of Lolium rigidum isolate FL_2022 chromosome 5, APGP_CSIRO_Lrig_0.1, whole genome shotgun sequence:
- the LOC124658245 gene encoding uncharacterized protein LOC124658245, producing MAMEFELVASQHGALLKVGLFVLVQALVYLILAQSSSVFSSTKTLGKFRPSRSLSARRMVALLSDLPLGGEPSPRTVSGEQSPVAVVVPAHQKKD from the coding sequence ATGGCAATGGAGTTCGAACTGGTGGCGAGCCAGCACGGGGCGCTGCTCAAGGTCGGGCTGTTCGTGCTGGTGCAGGCGCTGGTGTACCTCATCCTCGCCCAGTCCTCCTCCGTCTTCTCCAGCACCAAGACCCTCGGCAAGTTCCGCCCGTCGAGGTCCCTCAGTGCCCGCCGCATGGTCGCGCTGCTCTCCGACCTGCCGCTCGGCGGGGAGCCCTCGCCCCGCACCGTCTCCGGGGAGCAGTCGCCTGTGGCCGTAGTCGTGCCCGCCCACCAGAAGAAGGATTAA
- the LOC124651409 gene encoding uncharacterized protein LOC124651409, with amino-acid sequence MAMEFEMGQLASQHGALLKVGLFVLVQALVYLILAQSSSVFSTTKTLGLRPSTSLCAHRMVALLSDLPLGGEPSPRVLSGEPSSPVPVPTHQKKD; translated from the coding sequence ATGGCAATGGAGTTCGAGATGGGTCAGCTGGCGAGCCAGCACGGGGCGCTGCTCAAGGTCGGGCTGTTCGTGCTGGTGCAGGCGCTGGTGTACCTCATCCTCGCCCAGTCCTCCTCCGTCTTCTCCACCACCAAGACCCTCGGCCTCCGCCCGTCGACGTCCCTCTGCGCCCACCGCATGGTCGCGCTGCTCTCCGACCTGCCACTCGGCGGGGAGCCCTCGCCCCGCGTCCTCTCCGGGGAGCCGTCGTCGCCAGTGCCGGTGCCCACCCACCAGAAGAAGGATTAG